The Streptomyces sp. NBC_00440 genome contains a region encoding:
- a CDS encoding GntR family transcriptional regulator, translated as MGTTQLESVPEPKYWHLKNVLTEALDSEFAVGEILPNERELAARFGVARATLRQALEQLELEGRLQRRRGVGTTVAPPRVGVDVSTSQQTWPGASDDAWQPVECGSATPPAAVARLLDADGDDAVHTVRRIRMTQGQSVATELVYVPVASVPELSAIEAPSGPARARAVLRELQHLDLDGQDRAVELGSARADDARELDRLPGAPVLVVTTRYIAGGRTVAVSVATYRADTCRLTFGDSGDVEISDQLPGGKKAS; from the coding sequence GTGGGGACCACGCAGCTGGAATCGGTGCCGGAGCCGAAGTACTGGCACCTCAAGAACGTGCTCACCGAGGCGCTGGACTCGGAATTCGCGGTCGGGGAGATCCTCCCCAACGAGCGTGAACTGGCCGCGCGCTTCGGTGTCGCGCGCGCCACGCTGCGTCAGGCGCTGGAACAGCTGGAGCTGGAAGGGCGTCTGCAGCGCCGCCGGGGGGTGGGCACCACGGTGGCCCCGCCGCGCGTCGGTGTCGATGTGTCGACTTCCCAGCAGACCTGGCCCGGTGCGTCGGACGACGCCTGGCAGCCCGTCGAGTGCGGCAGCGCCACCCCGCCGGCCGCCGTGGCCCGGCTGCTCGACGCGGACGGCGACGACGCGGTGCACACCGTACGCAGGATCCGGATGACGCAGGGGCAGTCCGTCGCCACGGAGCTGGTGTACGTACCGGTTGCCTCTGTGCCCGAACTGTCCGCCATAGAAGCCCCGTCGGGCCCGGCGCGTGCGCGCGCCGTCCTCCGTGAGCTCCAGCATCTCGACCTCGACGGCCAGGACCGCGCGGTCGAGCTCGGTTCGGCCCGCGCCGATGACGCCAGGGAACTCGACCGGCTGCCCGGTGCTCCGGTGCTCGTCGTCACCACCCGGTACATCGCGGGCGGCAGGACGGTCGCGGTGTCGGTGGCCACCTACCGGGCGGACACCTGCCGGCTCACCTTCGGCGACTCGGGCGACGTGGAGATCAGCGACCAGCTGCCGGGCGGCAAGAAGGCCTCCTGA
- a CDS encoding RNA polymerase sigma-70 factor, whose product MATDTVTDLFEEHRSVLTGVAYRMLGRVADAEDVVQEAWFRWSAADRGDVREPRAFLVRITTRLALDRLRHVQSRREAYVGPWLPEPLATDFGAAVPDTAEQALLAESVSFAVLVVLESLSPLERAVFVLREAFGFPYSEIAVVLDRGEAAVRQLAGRARRHVEERKPRYDVDPAERRDLTERFLAAASGGNLDELLALLTPGVRLVGDSGGKSKAPLRVIESADKVGRFLFGVAEKGIEGGEFRIRELNGAPAIVVLAGGTVDTVVQAEIKDGRIAEIYIVRNPDKLLLLSAE is encoded by the coding sequence GTGGCGACCGACACAGTGACCGACCTCTTCGAAGAACACCGCTCCGTGCTGACGGGTGTGGCGTACCGGATGCTCGGCCGGGTGGCCGATGCCGAGGACGTCGTGCAGGAGGCGTGGTTCCGGTGGTCGGCGGCCGACCGCGGGGATGTCCGCGAGCCACGTGCTTTCCTCGTCCGCATCACCACCCGGCTGGCGCTCGACCGGCTCAGGCACGTGCAGTCGAGGCGCGAGGCGTACGTGGGGCCGTGGCTGCCCGAGCCGCTCGCCACGGACTTCGGCGCGGCCGTTCCCGACACCGCGGAGCAGGCGCTGCTCGCCGAGTCCGTTTCGTTCGCCGTTCTGGTGGTGCTGGAATCGCTCTCCCCGCTGGAGCGTGCGGTGTTCGTACTGCGGGAGGCCTTCGGATTCCCGTACTCGGAGATCGCCGTCGTACTCGATCGCGGCGAGGCCGCCGTGCGCCAGCTCGCCGGGCGCGCCAGGCGCCATGTGGAGGAGCGCAAGCCGCGCTACGACGTCGATCCGGCCGAACGCCGCGATCTGACCGAACGGTTCCTGGCCGCGGCCTCGGGCGGGAACCTGGACGAGCTGCTGGCCCTGCTCACCCCCGGAGTGCGCCTGGTGGGGGACAGCGGCGGCAAGTCCAAGGCGCCGCTGCGCGTCATCGAGAGCGCGGACAAGGTGGGCCGCTTCCTGTTCGGGGTCGCGGAGAAGGGCATCGAGGGCGGCGAGTTCCGCATCAGGGAGCTCAACGGCGCCCCGGCGATCGTCGTCCTCGCGGGCGGCACGGTGGACACCGTGGTGCAGGCGGAGATCAAGGACGGCCGGATCGCCGAGATCTACATCGTGCGCAATCCTGACAAACTCCTCCTGCTCTCCGCGGAGTAG
- a CDS encoding alpha/beta fold hydrolase yields the protein MTAQVSFTIDTPTGQKPVHVAYERTGSGAPLLLLHGIGHHRQAWDPVVHILAAEREVIAVDLPGFGASPALPDGVPYDLASVVPLLGAMCEALGAGRPHVAGNSLGGLLALELGSRKLVRSVTALSPAGFWTPGERRYAFSTLTAMRHGARLLPPPVVERLSRSAAGRAALTGTIYARPGRRSPEAVVAETRALRGATGFGETLAAGRDVLFTSEVSAVPVTVAWGTKDRILLRRQGIRAKHTIPGARLVRLPGCGHVPMSDDPALVARVILDTSR from the coding sequence ATGACCGCCCAGGTCTCCTTCACGATCGACACTCCGACGGGGCAGAAACCGGTCCACGTGGCGTACGAGCGCACCGGATCCGGCGCCCCGCTCCTGCTGCTGCACGGTATCGGCCACCACCGGCAGGCGTGGGATCCCGTGGTGCACATCCTGGCCGCCGAGCGTGAGGTGATCGCCGTGGACCTGCCCGGGTTCGGCGCCTCGCCCGCACTGCCCGACGGCGTGCCGTACGACCTCGCGTCCGTCGTGCCGCTGCTCGGCGCGATGTGCGAGGCGCTCGGCGCCGGACGGCCCCATGTGGCGGGGAACTCGCTCGGCGGCCTGCTCGCGCTGGAGCTGGGCAGCAGGAAGCTCGTACGGTCGGTCACCGCCCTCTCCCCGGCCGGGTTCTGGACGCCGGGCGAGCGGCGCTACGCGTTCTCGACGCTGACGGCGATGCGGCACGGTGCACGGCTGCTGCCGCCCCCGGTGGTCGAGCGGCTGTCGCGCTCGGCGGCCGGACGGGCGGCCCTCACCGGCACCATCTACGCCCGGCCGGGGCGCCGTTCACCGGAGGCCGTCGTCGCGGAGACCCGGGCGCTGCGCGGTGCGACCGGCTTCGGCGAAACCCTCGCCGCCGGCCGGGACGTACTCTTCACCTCCGAGGTGAGCGCCGTACCCGTCACCGTCGCGTGGGGCACGAAGGACCGCATCCTGCTGCGGCGCCAGGGCATCCGCGCCAAGCACACCATCCCCGGCGCCCGGCTGGTCCGACTGCCCGGCTGCGGCCATGTCCCGATGAGTGACGACCCCGCCCTGGTGGCCCGCGTCATCCTCGACACCAGCCGCTGA
- the pdxR gene encoding MocR-like pyridoxine biosynthesis transcription factor PdxR, with protein sequence MTLSGTNPPDSAPPGTAARPAGSPAWELLLPVAAALPRRRGRELQEALRAAVRAGRLPAGTRLPSSRALAADLGVSRGLVTEAYEQLTAEGYLRTGRGAGTWVGGAVRPSAGGVRGPAPRAPGVQVDFRPGTPDLSLFPRAAWSAAHRSVLTRLPHHALGYPDPRGLPELRGALAELLTRRRGVVADPERLVVCSGVAQATTLLGLVLHARGLRTVGVEDPGSPEHTTLFAAAGLRTAALPLDAEGPAPGPLAASGVRAVVTTPAHQFPTGIACSPARRSQLLDWARSVDGLVVEDDYDGDFRYDRAPVGALQGLDPGRVAYTGSVSKSLAPGLRLGWLVAPEWLTGEIVARKRTMDLGNPAIDQALLAEFIRGGGYDRQLRRCQRVYRERRDALVRALDEHIPGATVSGIAAGLHVIARLPESHGPQDRFLERAARAGAAVRPLSDYGTAHPPDGVVRLVLGYAHLTPPEIERGIRLLAGTN encoded by the coding sequence ATGACGCTATCGGGGACCAATCCGCCGGACTCCGCCCCGCCCGGTACGGCCGCGCGTCCCGCCGGGTCACCGGCCTGGGAGCTGCTGCTGCCTGTCGCGGCCGCGCTGCCCCGCCGCCGCGGCCGGGAGTTGCAGGAGGCGCTGCGCGCCGCGGTACGGGCCGGGCGGCTGCCGGCCGGGACCCGGCTGCCGTCCAGCCGTGCGCTCGCGGCCGACCTCGGTGTGTCGCGCGGTCTGGTCACCGAGGCGTACGAGCAGCTGACCGCTGAGGGCTATCTGCGCACCGGCCGGGGTGCGGGCACCTGGGTGGGCGGCGCCGTTCGCCCGTCGGCGGGCGGTGTACGGGGTCCGGCGCCGCGCGCGCCCGGCGTACAGGTCGACTTCCGCCCGGGGACACCCGATCTCTCGCTCTTCCCGCGCGCCGCCTGGAGCGCCGCCCACCGCTCCGTACTGACGAGGCTGCCGCACCACGCGCTCGGCTACCCGGATCCGCGTGGCCTTCCCGAGCTGCGCGGGGCGCTGGCGGAGCTGCTCACCCGGCGTCGCGGAGTGGTGGCGGATCCGGAGCGCCTCGTGGTCTGTTCCGGTGTCGCGCAGGCGACCACCCTGCTCGGCCTGGTGCTCCACGCGCGCGGCCTGCGCACCGTCGGTGTCGAGGATCCCGGCAGTCCCGAGCACACGACCCTCTTCGCCGCGGCCGGGCTGCGCACCGCGGCGCTGCCGCTCGACGCGGAGGGGCCGGCTCCGGGCCCGCTCGCCGCGAGCGGAGTGCGCGCCGTGGTCACCACCCCGGCGCACCAGTTCCCCACCGGTATCGCCTGCTCCCCGGCCCGGCGCTCCCAACTCCTCGACTGGGCACGCTCGGTGGACGGGCTGGTCGTCGAGGACGACTACGACGGGGACTTCCGTTACGACCGCGCGCCGGTCGGGGCGCTCCAGGGGCTCGATCCCGGACGTGTCGCGTACACCGGCTCGGTGAGCAAGTCCCTCGCGCCCGGCCTGCGACTGGGCTGGCTGGTCGCTCCGGAGTGGCTGACCGGCGAGATCGTCGCGCGTAAACGCACCATGGATCTCGGCAATCCCGCCATCGACCAGGCGCTGCTGGCCGAATTCATCAGGGGCGGCGGCTACGACCGCCAGTTGCGGCGCTGCCAGCGCGTCTACCGGGAGCGGCGGGACGCCCTGGTCCGGGCTCTCGACGAGCACATCCCGGGGGCCACGGTCAGCGGGATCGCCGCCGGACTCCATGTCATCGCGCGGCTGCCGGAGTCTCACGGCCCGCAGGACCGCTTTCTGGAGCGGGCGGCCCGGGCGGGTGCCGCGGTGCGTCCGCTGTCCGACTACGGAACCGCCCACCCCCCGGACGGCGTCGTACGGCTGGTGCTCGGATACGCGCATCTGACACCGCCGGAGATCGAGCGCGGTATCCGGCTGCTGGCAGGAACCAATTGA
- a CDS encoding GNAT family N-acetyltransferase: MTDVNPAKSARRPHHWRRDLIELAALFTAVALADAVADLVAHGPDGPFLLVAAAVALSGTAAFHLWWAQRHSHAPPSGQSSGQSGARGTAATSAAPHDEHVHGGTGSDHSSENSDTDGVARSETVLWRMRTTVRDEPGSLAALCTALARHQVDILTLQTHPLADGTVDEFLLRAPAAFQSRQLGHEVSAAGGHDTWIERADAHDLVDAPTRVLGLATRTALDAAELPLALRQLLGRCTIHSLPAVSVGGASADEPTPADGVLEERVMRLRDPSGGTITVERPHLPFTPTEFARARALIELDARLGPRMPRRREVFTLPEGNEITVRRAGPDDAQAARAMHDRCTDRTLGLRYHGPVGDADRYLGHLLSPRFGRTLAVQTASGRIVGLGHLLWDGDETEVALLVEDAWQRRGIGSELLGRLLALAEETGCESVYAVTQASNTGMVAAMRGLGLPLDYQIEEGTLVITARLATTPAHSRPAPDLPYGLPRELPYGPSEQSGH; the protein is encoded by the coding sequence ATGACCGATGTGAATCCCGCGAAGAGCGCCCGTCGCCCGCACCACTGGCGCCGGGACCTCATCGAACTGGCCGCCCTGTTCACCGCCGTCGCCCTCGCCGACGCCGTCGCCGATCTCGTCGCGCACGGGCCCGACGGGCCCTTCCTCCTGGTCGCCGCCGCCGTGGCGCTCAGCGGCACGGCGGCGTTCCACCTCTGGTGGGCCCAGCGCCACAGCCACGCACCACCGTCCGGGCAGTCGTCCGGACAGTCCGGCGCGCGCGGCACAGCAGCCACGTCGGCCGCGCCCCACGACGAGCATGTGCACGGCGGCACAGGCAGCGATCACAGCAGCGAAAACAGCGACACGGACGGGGTGGCGCGGTCCGAGACCGTGCTGTGGCGGATGCGTACGACCGTACGGGACGAGCCCGGCAGCCTGGCCGCGCTGTGCACGGCGCTGGCCCGTCACCAGGTCGACATCCTGACGCTCCAGACCCACCCGCTCGCCGACGGCACGGTCGACGAGTTCCTGCTCCGCGCCCCGGCCGCCTTCCAGTCCCGGCAGCTCGGCCACGAGGTGTCGGCGGCAGGCGGGCACGACACATGGATCGAGCGCGCGGATGCCCACGACCTGGTCGACGCACCGACCCGGGTGCTGGGCCTCGCCACCCGCACCGCCCTGGACGCCGCCGAACTCCCGTTGGCACTGCGCCAGTTGCTCGGCCGCTGCACCATTCACTCGCTCCCCGCCGTGTCGGTCGGGGGCGCATCCGCCGATGAGCCGACGCCCGCGGACGGCGTTCTTGAGGAGCGGGTGATGCGGCTGCGCGACCCGTCCGGCGGCACGATCACGGTCGAGCGGCCCCATCTGCCGTTCACCCCGACGGAGTTCGCCCGCGCCAGGGCCCTCATCGAACTCGACGCGCGCCTCGGCCCGCGGATGCCCCGCCGCCGGGAAGTCTTCACCCTCCCCGAGGGCAACGAGATCACCGTGCGCAGGGCCGGTCCCGACGACGCGCAGGCGGCCAGGGCGATGCACGACCGGTGCACCGACCGGACCCTCGGCCTGCGGTACCACGGCCCCGTCGGCGACGCTGACCGCTATCTCGGCCATCTGCTGAGCCCCCGCTTCGGCCGCACCCTCGCCGTGCAGACCGCTTCGGGGCGCATCGTCGGCCTCGGCCACCTCCTGTGGGACGGTGACGAGACCGAGGTCGCACTGCTCGTCGAGGATGCCTGGCAGCGCCGCGGCATCGGCTCCGAACTGCTCGGCCGGCTGCTGGCGCTGGCCGAGGAGACCGGGTGCGAGAGCGTGTACGCGGTGACGCAGGCGTCCAACACCGGGATGGTGGCGGCGATGCGCGGCCTCGGGCTGCCCCTCGACTACCAGATCGAGGAAGGCACTCTGGTCATCACCGCACGGCTGGCGACGACGCCCGCGCACTCCCGTCCGGCGCCCGATCTGCCGTACGGCCTCCCGCGTGAACTGCCGTACGGGCCGAGCGAGCAGAGCGGCCACTGA
- a CDS encoding trans-sulfuration enzyme family protein, which yields MTSDPPTTSRALATEAVHAGREDLAGLGLHAVPIDLSTTYPSYDSRQEAARIDEFAATGARPQGPPVYARLDNPTTARFETALARLEGAASAVAFASGMAALTAVLLARSSQGLRHVVAVRPLYGCSDHLLTAGLLGTEVTWTDPAGVADAIRPETGLVMVETPANPTLAETDTRALAHSCGSVPLLVDSTFATPVLQRPLEHGARIVLHSATKYLGGHGDVLAGVVACDEEFARVLRQLRFATGGVLHPLSGYLLLRGLSTLPVRMRAAAGTAAELARRLAADPRVAAVHYPKLGGAMVAFEVHGDPHRVIADVRLITPAVSLGSVDTLIQHPASISHRIVAEGDRRSAGVSEQLLRMSVGLEDVDDLWADLDGALSGRSARSARTAVHAGGRTADRAPDGSARASSPAVR from the coding sequence ATGACATCCGATCCCCCGACCACATCCAGGGCCCTGGCCACCGAAGCGGTGCACGCCGGACGCGAAGACCTCGCCGGTCTCGGTCTGCACGCCGTCCCGATCGACCTGTCGACGACGTACCCCTCGTACGACAGCAGGCAGGAGGCGGCCAGGATCGACGAGTTCGCCGCCACCGGGGCCCGTCCGCAGGGGCCGCCGGTCTACGCCAGGCTCGACAACCCCACCACCGCGCGCTTCGAGACGGCGCTCGCCCGGCTGGAGGGGGCCGCGAGCGCGGTGGCCTTCGCCAGCGGAATGGCCGCGCTCACCGCGGTGCTGCTCGCCCGTTCGAGCCAGGGGCTGCGCCATGTCGTCGCGGTCCGCCCGCTGTACGGATGCAGCGATCATCTGCTCACCGCCGGGCTGCTCGGTACCGAGGTGACCTGGACCGACCCGGCGGGCGTCGCCGACGCGATCCGTCCGGAGACCGGCCTGGTGATGGTGGAGACCCCCGCCAACCCGACCCTCGCCGAGACCGACACCCGGGCGCTGGCGCACTCCTGCGGCTCGGTGCCGCTGCTCGTCGACAGCACCTTCGCGACCCCGGTCCTCCAGCGGCCGCTGGAGCACGGGGCGCGGATCGTCCTGCACAGTGCGACGAAGTATCTGGGCGGGCACGGCGATGTGCTGGCCGGTGTGGTGGCCTGCGACGAGGAGTTCGCACGGGTGCTGCGCCAGCTGCGGTTCGCGACCGGCGGCGTCCTGCACCCGCTGTCCGGATATCTGCTGCTGCGCGGGCTCTCGACCCTGCCGGTCAGGATGCGGGCCGCCGCAGGGACGGCCGCCGAGCTGGCCCGCAGACTGGCCGCCGACCCGAGGGTCGCGGCGGTCCACTATCCGAAGCTGGGCGGCGCCATGGTGGCCTTCGAGGTGCACGGCGATCCGCACCGGGTGATCGCGGACGTACGGCTGATCACCCCGGCCGTCAGCCTCGGCAGCGTCGACACCCTCATCCAGCACCCTGCCTCCATCAGCCACCGCATCGTGGCCGAGGGAGACCGGCGGTCCGCAGGTGTGAGCGAGCAGTTGCTGCGGATGTCGGTGGGGCTGGAGGACGTGGACGATCTCTGGGCGGACCTGGACGGGGCGCTCAGTGGCCGCTCTGCTCGCTCGGCCCGTACGGCAGTTCACGCGGGAGGCCGTACGGCAGATCGGGCGCCGGACGGGAGTGCGCGGGCGTCGTCGCCAGCCGTGCGGTGA
- a CDS encoding Lrp/AsnC family transcriptional regulator, translated as MAESVVLDPVDLHLLRLLQNDARTTYRELAAEVGVAASTCLDRVARLRRSGVVLGHQLRLDPAKLGRGLEALLSVQVRPHRRELVGPFVERIRGLPESRALFHLAGPDDYLVHVAVADTADLQRLVLDEFTAHREVARVETRLIFQQWDCGPLLPPG; from the coding sequence ATGGCCGAATCTGTCGTACTCGACCCGGTCGATCTGCATCTGCTCCGCCTCCTGCAGAACGATGCCCGGACGACCTACCGGGAGCTGGCTGCCGAGGTCGGGGTCGCCGCATCGACCTGCCTCGACCGGGTGGCCCGGCTGCGCCGCTCCGGAGTGGTCCTGGGCCATCAGCTGCGGCTCGACCCGGCGAAGCTGGGGCGGGGCCTCGAAGCGCTGCTCTCGGTGCAGGTACGGCCGCACCGCCGGGAGCTGGTCGGCCCGTTCGTGGAGCGGATCCGCGGACTGCCCGAGTCACGGGCCCTCTTCCATCTGGCGGGTCCTGACGACTACCTGGTGCATGTGGCGGTGGCGGACACCGCGGACCTGCAGCGGCTGGTTCTGGACGAGTTCACGGCCCACCGCGAAGTGGCCCGGGTGGAGACCCGGCTGATCTTCCAGCAGTGGGACTGCGGGCCGCTGCTGCCGCCGGGGTGA
- a CDS encoding DUF885 domain-containing protein: protein MSQTLSSPLPRQVADAYVDSLIALDPITGTYLGVRESSSGLPDFSPAGQAALAALARTTLAELDAAERRPGGDSDAERRCGRLLRERLNAELAVHEADEALRAVSNIHSPAHAVREVFTVTPTETDEDWAAVAERLGGVPAALDGYRESLALGLERGLLGGPRPTETFIGQLTEWAGTGGEGTGWFEEFAAAGPDSLRKELDSAARSATGAVAALRDWMRDVYAPAVEDAPDTVGRERYARWSRYFNGTDLDLDEAYAYGWSEYHRLLAEMRTEAAKILPGASPWEALAHLDEHGTHIEGVDEVQKWLQGLMSEAMDSLDGTHFELAERVRKVESRIAPPGGAAAPYYTPPSEDFSRPGCTWLPTMGETRFPVYDLVSTWYHEGVPGHHLQLAQWVHVSDQLSRYQASVGMVSANAEGWALYAERLMDELGFLPDAERRLGYLDAQMMRACRVIVDIGMHLELEIPADSPFHPGERWTPELAQEFFGNHSGRPADFVESELIRYLSMPGQAIGYKLGERAWLLGRENARKAHGDSFDAKAWHMAALSQGSLGLDDLVDEISKL from the coding sequence ATGTCACAGACTCTCAGCAGCCCACTGCCCCGTCAGGTCGCCGACGCCTATGTCGACTCCCTGATCGCTCTCGACCCGATCACCGGCACCTATCTCGGAGTGCGCGAGAGCTCCAGCGGCCTTCCCGACTTCTCCCCCGCCGGGCAGGCCGCCCTCGCCGCGCTCGCGCGGACGACCCTGGCCGAACTCGACGCCGCGGAGCGCCGGCCGGGCGGGGACAGCGATGCCGAGCGGCGCTGCGGCAGGCTGCTGCGCGAGCGGCTCAACGCCGAACTGGCCGTGCACGAGGCCGATGAGGCGCTGCGCGCCGTCAGCAACATCCACTCCCCGGCTCATGCCGTGCGTGAGGTGTTCACCGTGACGCCCACCGAGACCGACGAGGACTGGGCGGCCGTGGCCGAGCGCCTCGGCGGCGTGCCCGCCGCGCTCGACGGGTACCGCGAGTCCCTGGCCCTCGGGCTCGAACGGGGGCTGCTCGGCGGCCCGCGCCCCACCGAGACGTTCATCGGCCAGCTCACGGAGTGGGCCGGTACCGGCGGGGAAGGCACCGGCTGGTTCGAGGAGTTCGCCGCCGCGGGCCCGGATTCTCTGCGCAAGGAGCTGGACTCCGCGGCCCGTTCCGCGACCGGTGCGGTGGCCGCGCTGCGCGACTGGATGCGCGATGTCTACGCGCCGGCGGTCGAGGACGCACCGGACACGGTCGGCCGCGAGCGGTACGCCCGCTGGTCGCGCTACTTCAACGGCACCGACCTTGATCTGGACGAGGCGTACGCGTACGGCTGGTCCGAATACCACCGCCTGCTGGCCGAGATGAGGACCGAGGCCGCGAAGATCCTGCCGGGGGCGAGTCCCTGGGAGGCGCTGGCGCACCTGGATGAGCACGGCACCCACATCGAGGGCGTGGACGAGGTCCAGAAGTGGCTCCAGGGGCTGATGTCGGAGGCGATGGACTCGCTCGACGGCACCCACTTCGAACTCGCCGAGCGGGTACGGAAGGTCGAGTCCCGGATCGCACCGCCCGGCGGCGCCGCCGCTCCGTACTACACACCGCCGTCCGAGGACTTCTCGCGGCCCGGATGTACCTGGCTGCCGACCATGGGCGAGACCCGCTTCCCGGTGTACGACCTGGTCTCCACCTGGTACCACGAGGGGGTGCCCGGGCACCATCTCCAGTTGGCGCAGTGGGTGCACGTCTCGGACCAGCTCTCCCGCTACCAGGCGAGTGTCGGGATGGTCAGCGCCAACGCGGAGGGCTGGGCGCTCTACGCCGAGCGCCTCATGGACGAGCTGGGCTTCCTGCCGGACGCGGAGCGCAGGCTCGGGTATCTGGACGCGCAGATGATGCGTGCCTGCCGGGTGATCGTGGACATCGGCATGCACCTGGAACTGGAGATTCCGGCCGATTCGCCGTTCCACCCGGGCGAGCGCTGGACGCCGGAGCTGGCCCAGGAGTTCTTCGGGAACCACAGCGGGCGGCCCGCGGACTTCGTGGAGAGCGAGCTCATCCGCTATCTGTCGATGCCGGGCCAGGCCATCGGGTACAAGCTGGGCGAGCGCGCCTGGCTGCTGGGCCGGGAGAACGCCCGCAAGGCGCACGGTGACTCCTTCGACGCGAAGGCCTGGCACATGGCCGCGCTGTCGCAGGGGTCGCTGGGTCTTGACGATCTGGTGGACGAGATCTCGAAGCTGTAG